One window of the Solanum stenotomum isolate F172 chromosome 11, ASM1918654v1, whole genome shotgun sequence genome contains the following:
- the LOC125845100 gene encoding elongation factor 1-alpha-like, translating to MGKEKVHINIVVIGHVDSGKSTTTGHLIYKLGGIDKRVIERFEKEAAEMNKRSFKYAWVLDKLKAERERGITIDIALWKFETTKYYCTVIDAPGHRDFIKNMITGTSQADCAVLIIDSTTGGFEAGISKDGQTREHALLAFTLGVRQMICCCNKMDATTPKYSKARYDEIVKEVSSYLKKVGYNPDKIPFVPISGFEGDNMIERSTNLDWYKGPTLLEALDQLNEPKRPSDKPLRLPLQDVYKIGGIGTVPVGRVETGVIKPGMVVTFGPTGLTTEVKSVEMHHEALQEALPGDNVGFNVKNVAVKDLKRGFVASNSKDDPAKGAASFTAQVIIMNHPGQIGNGYAPVLDCHTSHIAVKFAEILTKIDRRSGKELEKEPKFLKNGDAGMVKMIPTKPMVVETFSEYPPLGRFAVRDMRQTVAVGVIKSVDKKDPSGAKVTKAAQKKK from the exons ATGGGTAAAGAGAAGGTTCACATCAACATTGTGGTTATTGGCCATGTTGACTCTGGAAAATCTACCACCACTGGTCACTTGATCTACAAGCTAGGTGGTATCGATAAGCGTGTCATCGAGAGGTTTGAGAAAGAAGCTGCTGAGATGAACAAGAGGTCATTCAAGTATGCCTGGGTTCTTGACAAGCTTAAGGCTGAACGTGAACGCGGTATCACTATTGATATTGCTTTGTGGAAGTTTGAGACTACCAAGTACTATTGTACTGTTATTGATGCTCCTGGTCATAGggatttcatcaagaacatgatTACTGGTACCTCTCAAGCTGACTGTGCTGTCCTGATTATCGACTCCACGACAGGTGGTTTTGAAGCTGGTATCTCTAAGGATGGACAGACTCGTGAACATGCGTTGCTTGCTTTCACACTTGGTGTTAGGCAAATGATTTGCTGCTGCAACAAG ATGGATGCTACCACACCTAAGTACTCCAAGGCTAGGTACGATGAAATTGTGAAGGAAGTGTCTTCTTACCTTAAGAAGGTTGGTTACAACCCTGACAAGATCCCATTCGTGCCCATTTCTGGTTTCGAAGGAGATAATATGATTGAGAGATCAACTAACCTGGACTGGTACAAGGGTCCAACACTTCTTGAGGCTCTTGACCAGCTTAATGAACCTAAGAGGCCCTCGGACAAACCCCTTCGTCTTCCACTTCAGGATGTCTATAAGATTGGTGGTATTGGGACTGTCCCTGTAGGTCGTGTTGAAACTGGTGTCATCAAGCCTGGTATGGTTGTGACTTTTGGTCCTACTGGTCTGACTACTGAAGTTAAGTCTGTTGAGATGCATCATGAAGCTCTTCAGGAGGCACTTCCTGGTGATAATGTTGGTTTCAACGTCAAGAATGTTGCGGTTAAGGATCTTAAGCGTGGATTTGTTGCTTCCAACTCCAAGGATGACCCTGCTAAGGGGGCTGCTAGCTTCACCGCTCAGGTCATCATCATGAACCATCCAGGACAAATTGGAAATGGATATGCTCCAGTGCTGGACTGTCACACCTCCCATATTGCTGTCAAGTTTGCTGAGATCTTGACTAAGATTGACAGGCGTTCTGGTAAGGAACTCGAGAAGGAGCCTAAGTTCTTGAAGAACGGTGATGCTGGTATGGTTAAGATGATTCCCACCAAGCCCATGGTTGTTGAGACCTTCTCTGAGTACCCACCATTGGGACGTTTTGCTGTGAGGGACATGCGTCAAACTGTTGCTGTTGGTGTTATCAAGAGTGTTGACAAGAAGGACCCATCTGGAGCCAAGGTCACCAAGGCTGCtcagaagaaaaaatga
- the LOC125845103 gene encoding protein disulfide-isomerase 5-1, with translation MKRYMNPFSCILLCCIFLLSSIYIAKAEVITLTGDTFNDKISEKDTAWFVKFCVPWCKHCKNLGTLWDDLGKTMEGEDEIEVGQVDCGTDKPVCNKVDIHSYPTFKLFYNGEEVAKYQGPRDIESLKVFALEEVEKAATKAEADDDKEL, from the exons ATGAAACGCTATATGAACCCATTTTCCTGTATCTTATTGTGTTGCATCTTTTTGTTGAGTTCGATTTACATCGCTAAAGCTGAAGTTATTACCCTCACAGGCGATACGTTTAATGATAAG ATAAGCGAGAAGGACACGGCATGGTTTGTCAAATTTTGTGTTCCATGGTGTAAGCACTG CAAGAACCTGGGAACACTTTGGGATGATTTGGGGAAAACAATGGAAGGGGAGGATGAGATAGAGGTGGGACAAGTTGATTGTGGTACAGATAAACCAGTGTGTAACAAAGTTGATATTCATTCATACCCCACATTCAAACTCTTCTACAATGGAGAAGAAGTCGCAAAGTACCAAG GACCGAGGGATATTGAATCGCTGAAAGTTTTTGCACTAGAAGAAGTAGAGAAAGCAGCAACAAAAGCTGAAGCAGATGATGATAAAGAGTTATAA